The following proteins are encoded in a genomic region of Gossypium hirsutum isolate 1008001.06 chromosome D05, Gossypium_hirsutum_v2.1, whole genome shotgun sequence:
- the LOC107906094 gene encoding protein IQ-DOMAIN 1: MGASGKWFRSLVTLKPLHEPINHEKTGDNKSKKKWKLWRSSSEGFGSSSSKSFKMRHVVAAPLASDSSFMADDLLAAAMATIVRAQPKDFRAVKREWAAIRIQTAFRGLLARRALRALKAVVRIQAIFRGRLVRKQAAVTLRCMQALVRVQARVRAQCLPSSEEQSLHKLDDPTKEAEKGWCDIPGTLEEVKAKQQMRQQGAKKRERAMAYSVSRSYGNGSPNFRANKQQPLSRRHHQRLHRDSPDWDWLDRWMSTKPWETRTIEEPDSTVSRKSEDNIVSFHSTSSEQRGSLKLKTKNPKTSILTRPANQTSCSSSAPSSESVNDKSSTSTSSASVSPTTLSSNTIVVVTLNDSNHTQKPSYMNPTESIKAKQKTFKFSSSDNMRRHVVDDDDDDLQYLHKKFTTLSCEDTKSCADSNPSINFSRELYRPRHDCPRINQWCQGRRQ, from the exons ATGGGTGCCTCAGGAAAATGGTTTAGATCACTTGTAACTTTGAAACCACTTCATGAACCCATTAACCAT gAGAAAACGGGAGATAATAAGTCCAAGAAGAAGTGGAAACTATGGAGGAGCTCATCAGAAGGGTTCGGATCCTCCTCATCCAAGAGTTTCAAAATGCGGCACGTGGTAGCTGCCCCACTGGCCTCCGATTCTTCTTTCATGGCTGATGATCTGCTTGCTGCTGCCATGGCTACCATTGTTCGTGCTCAACCCAAAGATTTCAGAGCTGTGAAGCGTGAATGGGCCGCCATTCGAATTCAGACTGCATTTCGCGGTTTGCTG GCAAGACGAGCTCTGAGGGCATTGAAAGCAGTAGTAAGGATTCAAGCCATATTCCGTGGTCGTCTAGTCCGAAAGCAAGCTGCCGTGACATTAAGGTGCATGCAAGCTCTTGTAAGAGTCCAAGCTCGTGTGAGAGCACAATGTCTGCCGTCTTCAGAAGAGCAATCTCTGCACAAACTTGATGATCCAACAAAGGAAGCCGag aaaggATGGTGCGACATTCCTGGAACTTTAGAAGAAGTAAAAGCAAAACAACAAATGAGGCAACAAGGTGCAAAGAAAAGGGAGAGAGCAATGGCATACTCTGTTTCAAGATCATATGGCAATGGCAGCCCAAATTTCAGAGCTAACAAGCAGCAGCCGCTATCTCGTAGGCATCACCAAAGGCTACATAGGGATAGCCCAGATTGGGATTGGCTAGATCGTTGGATGTCAACCAAACCCTGGGAAACCAGGACCATTGAAGAGCCTGACTCCACAGTTTCTCGGAAAAGTGAAGATAACATTGTCAGCTTCCACTCCACCTCTTCGGAGCAACGTGGCTCTCTTAAACTGAAAACGAAGAACCCCAAAACCAGTATTCTTACAAGGCCTGCTAATCAAACTTCGTGTTCATCGTCTGCCCCGAGTTCCGAATCAGTCAACGACAAGAGCTCGACGTCGACTTCATCCGCATCCGTGTCTCCGACTACATTGTCCAGCAACACTATCGTTGTGGTCACATTAAACGATAGTAATCATACTCAAAAGCCAAGCTACATGAATCCTACCGAGTCTATCAAAGCTAAACAAAAGACCTTCAAGTTTTCTTCTTCGGATAACATGCGGAGACACGtcgttgatgatgatgatgacgattTACAGTATTTACATAAGAAATTTACGACACTTTCTTGTGAAGACACCAAGAGCTGTGCTGATTCTAATCCATCGATTAATTTCTCCAGGGAATTGTACCGACCAAGACATGATTGCCCCAGGATTAATCAGTGGTGTCAAGGTAGACGACAATGA